The following are from one region of the Corylus avellana chromosome ca1, CavTom2PMs-1.0 genome:
- the LOC132168161 gene encoding uncharacterized protein LOC132168161 — protein MGLLIYICSVALLLAAVPLGTAKEQLSSRECEDLGFTGLALCSDCNTFAEYVKDPDLVSDCLKCCSEDSDDSTSKITYSGAVLEVCMRKLVFYPEIVGFIEEEKDQFPSVKVQYVFNSPPKLMMLDDAGQHKETIRIDNWKREHVLQFLREKVKPTSAN, from the exons atgggctTGTTGATCTATATTTGTTCTGTAGCTCTCCTATTGGCTGCAGTACCTTTGGGAACCGCAAAAGAGCAATTGAGCTCGAGGGAGTGCGAGGATCTGGGTTTTACGGGCCTTGCTCTTTGCTCTGATTGCAACACCTTCGCTGAGTATGTCAAGGACCCAG ATTTGGTATCAGATTGTTTGAAATGTTGCTCCGAGGATTCGGATGATTCGACGAGCAAG ATTACCTATTCCGGTGCTGTACTGGAGGTCTGCATGAGGAAACTGGTTTTCTATCCTGAAATTGTGGGCTTCATTGAAGAAGAGAAGGATCAATTCCCTTCAGTTAAAGTTCAATATGTCTTCAATTCTCCACCAAAGCTGATGATGCTTGATGATGCTGGCCAACACAAAGAAACAATAAG GATCGACAACTGGAAACGCGAACACGTACTACAATTCCTTAGAGAGAAGGTTAAGCCCACTTCAGCAAATTAA
- the LOC132167613 gene encoding GDSL esterase/lipase At4g16230-like — MGFFLDRQMTAEIVPGILTVSILVGICFAKNIPASFVFGDSLVDAGNNNYIVSLSKANYVPNGIDFGMPTGRYTNGRTIVDIIGQELGLKDFTPPYLAPSTAGLVLLQGVNYASGGGGILNTTGKIFGGRINLDAQMDNFANTRQDIISNIGAPEALKLFGTSLFSVTIGSNDFINNYLTPVLSVPEQKLISPEMFVDTMISRYRLQLTRLYNLGARKIVVANVGPIGCIPYQRDSNPGAGDNCVNLPNQLAQQFNTQLKSLVTELSTDLQGSQFAYADVYHIVQDILQNFISYGFENANSACCYVSGRYGGLIPCGPPSKVCGDRSKYVFWDPYHPSDASNVIIARRLLDGDSNDITPINIRQLAGL; from the exons ATGGGTTTCTTCTTGGATAGACAAATGACTGCTGAGATTGTGCCTGGAATATTGACTGTCTCAATCCTTGTGGGGATCTGCTTTGCAAAGAATATTCCTGctagttttgtttttggagatTCCTTGGTTGATGCAGGAAACAATAACTACATTGTTTCACTCTCCAAGGCTAATTATGTTCCCAATGGGATCGATTTTGGAATGCCTACAGGACGATACACAAATGGAAGAACAATTGTCGACATCATAG GTCAGGAATTGGGTCTCAAAGACTTCACTCCTCCCTACTTGGCTCCATCTACAGCAGGGCTTGTACTTCTGCAGGGTGTCAATTACGCCTCTGGTGGAGGTGGAATTCTTAATACCACTGGAAAGATCTTT GGAGGCCGAATCAACCTGGACGCACAGATGGATAATTTTGCAAACACAAGACAAGACATAATCTCGAACATTGGTGCTCCTGAGGCTCTAAAATTGTTTGGAACATCCTTGTTCTCAGTTACAATCGGCTCAAATGACTTCATCAATAACTACCTGACCCCTGTCCTCTCAGTTCCTGAACAGAAGTTAATTTCACCGGAAATGTTTGTTGACACCATGATTTCCAGATACAGACTACAACTAACG AGACTCTACAACTTGGGTGCTAGAAAGATTGTGGTGGCAAATGTAGGACCCATTGGGTGTATACCATATCAGAGGGATTCAAATCCAGGTGCAGGAGACAATTGTGTTAATTTGCCAAATCAATTAGCTCAACAATTCAACACCCAGCTGAAAAGCCTTGTCACAGAGCTCAGCACAGATCTGCAGGGATCACAATTTGCCTATGCAGATGTTTATCACATTGTACAAGATATCCTGCAAAACTTCATATCATATG GTTTTGAGAATGCAAATTCTGCTTGCTGCTATGTTTCTGGGAGGTATGGGGGATTGATCCCCTGTGGTCCTCCATCAAAAGTTTGTGGGGACAGATCAAAGTATGTGTTCTGGGATCCATACCATCCGTCTGATGCTTCAAATGTCATCATTGCCAGGCGTCTCTTGGATGGTGACTCCAATGACATCACACCAATCAACATCAGGCAACTTGCTGGATTGTGA
- the LOC132167297 gene encoding protein NRT1/ PTR FAMILY 3.1-like — protein MELERGNNNNMAKDEKQENMEDFQRKKKKLGGFRTMPFILGNEICDRFATTGFHANMITYLTQELNMPLVAASNTLTNFGGTASFTPLIGALIADSFAGRFWTIMAGSIIYELGLVSITISAVLPKLHPPPCATQENCKELSFSNAALGPLHLSPPYIYWLRWHQALCSYLCCRPI, from the exons ATGGAGTTGGAGAGaggcaacaacaacaacatggCTAAAGATGAGAAGCAGGAGAATATGGAGGATTttcaaaggaagaagaagaagcttggaGGGTTCAGAACAATGCCATTCAtccttg GAAATGAAATATGCGACAGATTTGCGACAACTGGGTTCCATGCAAACATGATAACGTACCTGACACAAGAGCTTAACATGCCGCTGGTGGCGGCCTCCAACACCCTCACCAACTTCGGTGGGACTGCCAGTTTCACGCCATTGATTGGTGCTTTGATTGCTGACTCCTTTGCAGGCCGCTTTTGGACCATCATGGCTGGTTCTATTATCTATGAACTG GGATTGGTTAGCATCACCATATCAGCAGTATTGCCAAAGCTTCACCCTCCACCATGTGCAACTCAAGAGAACTGCAAGGAATTAAGCTTCAGCAATGCAGCTTTGGGTCCTCTACATCTCTCTCCTCCTTACATCTATTGGCTCAGGTGGCATCAAGCCTTGTGTAGTTACCTTTGCTGCAGACCAATTTGA